The genome window GGCGGTGCCGCCGGGTTCGCCGTCGTCGCCGGCCCGCTGGACGGCCGCGTCGGCGCCGATGACGTACGCGAAGCAGTTGTGCGTGGCGTCGGCGCGCTCCTTGCGGACGGCCGCGACGAAGTCCTGGGCCTCCCGCTCGGTGGCCGCCGGGGCGAGCGCGCACAGGAACCGCGAGCGGTTGACCTCGGTCTCGTGCACGCCGGCGCGGGCGACGGTGCGGTACTCGTCCTGCATCCGGCCACCCTATGCGCAGGCCGGGGCACGCCCGCGCGGGGCGTCCACCGGGGCGGTGGCCCCGCGCCGCCGCTCAGGGCTTCTTCTTCCCCCGGGCCACGATCAGGTCCGTCAGCAGTGCCGTGCCCGGGGCGAGCGCGGCCCATGTCTCGCCGTGCCAGGAGAGGAAGGCGAGCGCCGAGGTGGGGAACTTGGTCCGTATGTCGTCCAGGGTGTCGTCGAGGGCGTCGCCGGCCAGGTCGAGGACCAGTTCCTCCAGCCCCGGGTTGTGGCCGACCAGCAGCAGCGTCCTCACCTGGTCGGGGGCCTCGCGCACCACGTCGAGCAGCTCCGGCACATCGGCGGCGTACACCCGCCGGTCGTGCCGTACGGGCGGCGGTGTCCCCCACTCCGCGGCGGCCAGCTCCCAGGTCTGCCGGGCCCGTACGGCCGTGGAGCAGACGGCGAGATCGGGCAGACAGTCCGCCTCGGCGAGGGCGCGCCCGGCGGCGGGGGCGTCACGCAGACCGCGTGGCCCCAGGGGCCGTTCATGGTCGGGGACGCCCACGGGCCAGGCGGACTTGGCGTGGCGCAGGACGACGAGTCTGCGCAGGGGGCCCGCGCCGGCGCGCACGATCATGCCGTTGCTCCGATCTCACGGGTCAGCTCCAGACCGAGGAGCCGGTCCGCGTAGGCGTACGTCTCGAATCGCGCGCCGTCCGGCATGTCCCGCGCCCCCTCCACCTCGCGCAGCACGCCGAGCACCGCGCGTACGTCGAGATCGTCCTCCCAGGCGGCGCGCAGTGCCTCCCGCACGGGCTCGGGGACCGGCTTCGAGGGTCGTGTCGCCCAGGCCGCGACCGCCTTCCGCCAGTGAGCGAGCGTGTCGGCGGCCTCGGCGAGGGCGGTGGCGTCGAGCGGGACGGGGGTCCGGTGGGGGTGGGAGAGGAGAGCGAGCCGGAGGGTGGAGCCCGTCACGGCGGGCTCCCCGGCTCCGCTCACGGCGGCGACCTCGACCCTGACCTCGGCACCGGCACCGATGGGCTTCCCCGAGCCGGTCACGCGCAGCACTCGCTGCCCTCCCCTCGTCACGGTGGCCTCGCTGGGCCGGATGCCGAGGTCGTCGGCGCGCTCGCGCAGCCCGGCGGGCGGGTCGGCGACGAGGAGGACTGGGCTGCCGCCAAGTTCCAGGGCACGGGCGAGGACGTCGGCGACCAGCAGGACGCGCAGGGCCGAGGTGTCGTCCTCCGACACATCGGCATGGACCCGGGTGAGCGCCCTGCGGATCTCGGCGGGCTCGCCGGTCCGGGCGTCGGTGATACGCAGCACGGGCTGAGCGTAGGCGCGGGAGGCGCCGAACGCAGTGCGGAGGACGGCATTTCCGGACATCGAACCGACCTCCGGCCCCGGGAATCGCCGGACACCGCCCGCTGTTGCCGCAGGCGGGCCCCCTCACAGGGCGCCCCCACACGGCCCACCGACAAAGGAGACGGC of Streptomyces phaeolivaceus contains these proteins:
- a CDS encoding SixA phosphatase family protein — protein: MIVRAGAGPLRRLVVLRHAKSAWPVGVPDHERPLGPRGLRDAPAAGRALAEADCLPDLAVCSTAVRARQTWELAAAEWGTPPPVRHDRRVYAADVPELLDVVREAPDQVRTLLLVGHNPGLEELVLDLAGDALDDTLDDIRTKFPTSALAFLSWHGETWAALAPGTALLTDLIVARGKKKP